The sequence CGCCTTCCTGTCGACACGATGCGATCAGGCTGCGCGTGGAACAGGCATTGTTGCCGTAGTACTTGAGCGGATCAACAATCGATTCGGGGACCACGGTGTGAGCGGCAAAGTGCAGTACCGACCCGACACCGTGAGTCCTGATCGCCTGGCGCACGAGGTCTTCATTGCCGACATCGCATTCGACCAGCGGCACACCCTCGGGAAGTGCCCAGCGGTTGCCCGTGCGGAAGTCATCGACCACCACCACGCGGTACTCGCGATCAAGCAAACGCCGGACGCAGTGGGAGCCGATGTAACCCGCGCCGCCAGTGACAAGGACGCTGTACTTTGGTGACGCCAAGAGAGCACCCGTCTCGCTTCTTCATGAGGTTAAAGGTTACCATGCAGAGGCTCTAGCCTTCCCCTCCGGCCCCGAGGCTGCGGCGATTCAGAAGCACCGCCGGAGTTCACTGGCGCCCTTTCGAAGATGTGATGACTGCCCCCCGTCCCCGAGTCACCGTCGCGCTCCCGATGTTCAATGCGCAACGCACGATTCGCAGTGCGATCGGATCGATTCTTGCCCAGACGATGCCGGATTTCGAGCTTCTTCTGATCGACGACGGATCCACCGACTGTACACTTCAGCATGCGGGTGCCTTCGACGACCGCCGCGTCCGGCTGGTCGCGGGCGGCACGAACAAGGGACTGGCGGCGCGGCTGAATGAGTCGATCGCAATGGCCCGCGGAGAGTATTTTGCGCGCATGGACGCGGATGATCTCGCCTATCCTGATCGTCTGAAGTACCAGCTCGCGTTCCTCGAGTCGAATCCGCAGATTGATCTGGTCGGTACGCGGGCGCTGGTGTTCGACGATGCGGGCGGTGTCATCGGCCTTTTTCCGTGGCGACAGACCCATGCAGCTATCTGCGCGCGCCCCTGGAACGGCTTCTACCTTCCGCATCCGACGTGGATGGGTCGAACGGCGTGGTTCCGATTGCACCGCTACGCTATTCCCGAACCGGTACGTTCGGAAGATCAGGAACTGCTGCTGCGAGCTTTCGTGGACTCCAGGTTTGCCTGTCTGCCGCAGGTACTGCTGGGTTATCGCCAAGGCCTGTTCAATCTGCGGAAGTCCCTCGCTGCGCGGCGCAGTCTGGGTGTGGCGCAATGGCGCATTCACTCGTCTCGCGGTTGTCCTGAGTTGGGTCTGCTCGGCGCCACGGTGTCCGCAGGCAAGGCTGCCGTCGATTGCCTGAGTGCGCTGCCAGGTCTGCAACGATTTCGTCTGCGCCCGGGAGAGCCGGCTTCGGCCTCGGAACACGCTGTCTGGGCTGACCTGGCCGCGCGCCACGGCATCGTGGCCAGCAACGCCTCATGACCGGCGCGGCATCCGCAGTCGGGCATCGATCGGGGAGCGTCCGCATCATCTTGGTCGCAACCGTGCCGGCCTTCCTTTTGCACAACATGCGCAGCCAGATCGAAGCGATGGTGGCCTCCGGGTACGCGGTCACGCTCGTTGCCAGTCCCGATGAGCATTTCGCAAGGCTGGCGGCACTCGGGGCTGTCGACGTGATCGGTATACACATGCCGCGAAAGATCTCGCCATGGCGTGACTGGCTTGC comes from Rhodocyclaceae bacterium and encodes:
- a CDS encoding glycosyltransferase family 2 protein; protein product: MFNAQRTIRSAIGSILAQTMPDFELLLIDDGSTDCTLQHAGAFDDRRVRLVAGGTNKGLAARLNESIAMARGEYFARMDADDLAYPDRLKYQLAFLESNPQIDLVGTRALVFDDAGGVIGLFPWRQTHAAICARPWNGFYLPHPTWMGRTAWFRLHRYAIPEPVRSEDQELLLRAFVDSRFACLPQVLLGYRQGLFNLRKSLAARRSLGVAQWRIHSSRGCPELGLLGATVSAGKAAVDCLSALPGLQRFRLRPGEPASASEHAVWADLAARHGIVASNAS